The following is a genomic window from Methanoplanus sp. FWC-SCC4.
AGTTGCAATTCTTACAAAAGTTGTGGGATGCAGTATTCCGGCAATTTTACTTGGGTATAGCAAAAAAGACTCACTGGCAATAGGACTGGGGATGTCACCACGAGGTGAGGTTGCAATGATAGTCGCCTTAATGGGACTAAATATGGCACTTATAGGACAGGATATATTCGTCTCAATCATTATGATGAGCCTTATAACGACAATATTTACACCAATTGTCTTTCGAAACTGGCTTTATAAAAAAGAGGCCCTTGCATGTGAAGCTGAATTCTGAAATTAAAACCATGGATAAATAAAAAACCAAAATCATAATTTTTTAAGATCAAATACAAACTTTGCACCGGAACTGAAATCACCTTCAATTCTGTCTGTTACAAAAATATCGCTTCCGTACCTTTCAAGAACCATTTTTACAATGCACAGTCCAAGCCCCTTACCACTTTTATTGAGCTTCCCTTTGGAAAATCTCTCAAAGACAACTGGTTTTTGTTCATCGAAAATCCCCGGCCCGTCATCAGCAACTGATACTCTCAGATAATCCCCGCAGTCTTTGCAGTCAACATATATTTTGACATCAGACCCGCCAAACTTCACACTGTTTCCAAAAAGATTAGCAAAAACCTCGTTTAACAGTTCATCGGCAAGAACCCTGAAACCGCAGGAGGTATAATCAAAATCAGCATCAGGCAGATGAGACATTTCCCTGCCGATTACTTCATCGACACTGAGGCTTTTTAATTCAGGCAGGTCATCCCTGCACTTCCTTATTATTGAAACATTATTGATTATATCAATGCTTTTTTCTATCCCGCATATTGCTTTTCTGGAATTTTCCGAGGTTTCTCCACCCACATCACTGAGAAGTTCGGCATAACCCATGCTAATCATGTTTGCATTGCTGATATCATGCATCATTATGTCAAGGTACAGGTTTGCATTTTCATTTGCCCGGATTAAATCCTCCTGCAAATACGCTGACCGGATTATGCCGCCTGTATGCTGCCCAATAGCTTCAAGCGTTTCTTTTTCCTCAGGTGAAAATTTATGGAAACTGCTTGTTGCAATATTTAATGAACCAATAACTTTACCATCAACAGTTACAGGTACGGATGCAACAGAAAACACCCCCATTTCCCCCTCTTCGTGTGGAACGCCAAGATACTCTTCAAGGTAACACGGCTTTTTATTCAGGAATACCTCATTATGAGGCGGCCGGCAGATATCCGGAGTCAGAACTTTCGGGAAATACAACTGATAAAGCCCGTAATATGAGGTCAGATCTGCTTTTTTATTATTTTTATCAATGCAGTACAATGCTCCGGCATCAAACTCCATTAACTCAACCGTCTTTGATACAACATTATTAAGTGCATCAGAAGGTGTTTTTGCAGACACTGAGGCGTTCATAATCTGGTTGATTATGTGAAGCTTGCGGTTTAGGGTTCTTATATCCAATATTGCCTCATTTCTTTCCGTATCATCCCTTAGCGTTATCATAATCATCTTTTCTGAAAAGTTCTTTCCGGGAATTTTACGGAGGTCGGCAGATATGTATTTTAAGCCGTCAATGCTTTGAAAACGGCAGAGAACCCGGGATGAAAAGGATTCCTCGTCATAAATAAGATTGTCAATAACAGGTTTGATTTCATTTTTATCAAAAATGCCCACATCGGGAGAATAAAGGGAATTACCTTCAAATAAATCCATGCCTCCCCCTGTTATCAAAGATACCTCTTTTCCTGCACAAACAATTCTGTGATCAGCGTCAGCAATAATATATGGCAGATCCATATCATCAAGAAATTTTTTCAGATTTTCATGGTCAGGTATGTAATCAGGCATAGGGTACACCCTTATATTGCTTTTCACAATAAAACATCTTCTTATCAGTCAGGTTAAATCACAGAAAAGGTCTGATAAATGTCATAATCGAATGGTTTTTGTATATCACCGCCGGAGAGAATAGAATATGAAAGAAATTGAGAAATTATCAGGAATACCGGGGATGCTTAGACCATTTAAACAGTACTTAAGTTCAGCAGGTCTTGCTGACGGGAGTCAGATAGTCTTTTACGGATGCCCGGGGACATGCACTCCTTTTGTTGAGCTTTTATCGTATGCTGTCAGGGACTTGCCCTTAAAACCGGTTTTTGTACCGCTTCTTGACGAGGATAATGCAAAAAGCCTTTCAAATGTACAGGGGGTTGGAATACAGGCGGATAACGATACAAAGATCAACAATCCTTTTGCTGTTGTCTTAATGGGCGGCCTTTCAATGCCAAATGTACCGGTATCAGCAGAAGATGCGGCGGATACCATATCAAAATACGACTCAAAAGTGATCGGAATATGTTTCATGAGCATGTTTGAAAAGACAGGATGGCTTGAAAAATTAAATTTTGATCTATTAATTGATGCAGAAATTGATCCGGTTAAAATATTCAGATAAAAGGATGTGGAATATTTTTCCACATCAACAATTTTCAGGATGCATCTTTGAGAGTAAAACGTATCCGAAGCCCGGGTTTTTCAAGACCGGGGGTTACATCTTCTAAAACCAGCTCTCCGGCATATCTTTCAACAAGCATTTTTACAATGTAAAGCCCGAGTCCGCTTCCCGGCTTCCATTCCCCGCTGCCCCTCTTAAAACGCTGAAGAACCTCTTCTTTTTCAGCATCGGAGACCCCGGGGCCGTTATCCTCAACCGATACAAAAACCTCGCCTTCTGATTTGCAGGCCACAATTTTTATTTTGGAATCACTTCCACTGTATTTGAGGCTGTTTCCAATAATGTTTACAAAAACCTCTGTCAGGAGTTCATCGGCATAAACATACAGGCCGCTCATCTCATATTCTATATCTGCCTGCGGATACTGCAAAACAGCCTTGTTTATCTGATCATCAAGAGAGAGTCTGGCAAACGATGAAGCAGTATGCCGAACTTTTCTGATGGTTGACACTGACTTGATTATCTCAGAACTTCTCTGGGCCGCAATTGTAATTTTTTTTGCATAGTCCTTAACAGTCTCCCCGTCAGTATCTTCCATAAGTATTGAATATCCCATTACAAGCATGTTTATATTGGCAATATCATGGGACATAATGTCAAGGTAGAGGTTTGCCTCCTCGTTTGCACTAACAACAGCCTCTTCTGCTTTTATCCTCTCGTTCAGTGCCAGAATCGCACGATCCTTCATTCTCCGGTATGCAAGAACCTCTTTTTTGAGTTCGGTTACATCCTCTATAACCATAACGCCAAAAATACCCTCGCCAGTTTCATGCCCGATTACAGTACTTGTCTGAATTCTCGGCTCGCCGCCGGGAAGAAAAGCCGGAATTATGGATTCATGAAGCTGGGAGGAAAAAATAACCGGAGGTCCGCCTGCCAGAACATCATCAACCCTTTCACAGAAAATGATCTCCCTTAAATGGGGATACAAATCAGTAAGTTGTCTGCCCTTTATTTCGGATAGCTCAAGACCTGTCCACTCTTCAAGTATTTTGTTCCAGAAAACAACCCTGTATTCTTTATCAAATACACAAACTCCTTCGGGAAAATATCTGGTTACTTCAAAAAGCTCCTCCATATTGCATGCACCGTTAAAAGCTTCCAAATTCATATTTTAAATCTAAATCCGATTAATCTTATCAAGGAGAACCTTCATCGATCCGATCTCAAGAAGCATCACAATATTTCCCTCAACATTGAGATCCTTCACATTAAAACAGGCGGTTGCCATCAGCACATATTTGTCAAGGCTTTTACTGGATGATTTTACAAGACCAATTATTGTATCCTCGCCATAATTTGGTACAGAATATTTTATGTGCGTTTTGAGGATGTTCCCGACCGATCCCATCACACCGTTGAGTATAATATTTCCAATCTCTTTTACAGTTTCAGCACGAAGACTGTCAAGCTCAGGGGTTCCTGCATCTTCTCCGGTAATTGCCATCACAAGTTTTGCCGCACTGTCGGGAGGGAACAAAACAGCAGTTGTGCCACAAAAATCCCCGCCGAAATCAAGCTTTACTATTGCGGATTTCTGCTGCAAAAATGAGTCTTTGACTGATTCAATTTCATCAATGTGAAATATGCGGATTTGAGGAATGCTTAAAGTGATATGGGATTTTGTAATTTTATTCAGCATCATGGCTGAACGTCCAATTCCAATATTAAGAATTTCACGCACTGCATCTATATCTTCGTTGGAAAAATTATGAGGCATTGAAAAATCACCTTTCAAGAATACGGGAAACATTTTCAAGAAGTATTTCTTCGTCCACCGGTTTGTTTACAAAACCCATCGCACCAAGACTTTCACACATCTCCCTGGTGGATTCCTGAATGTCCGATGTCAGTACAACGATTGGAACTTCAATTCCGGTCTTCTTTGCTTCCCTTAGAACTTCAAAACCATCCATTTCAGGCATAAGAAGATCAAGAATCATTAGATCAGGCTTTTTTGAAACC
Proteins encoded in this region:
- a CDS encoding GAF domain-containing sensor histidine kinase encodes the protein MPDYIPDHENLKKFLDDMDLPYIIADADHRIVCAGKEVSLITGGGMDLFEGNSLYSPDVGIFDKNEIKPVIDNLIYDEESFSSRVLCRFQSIDGLKYISADLRKIPGKNFSEKMIMITLRDDTERNEAILDIRTLNRKLHIINQIMNASVSAKTPSDALNNVVSKTVELMEFDAGALYCIDKNNKKADLTSYYGLYQLYFPKVLTPDICRPPHNEVFLNKKPCYLEEYLGVPHEEGEMGVFSVASVPVTVDGKVIGSLNIATSSFHKFSPEEKETLEAIGQHTGGIIRSAYLQEDLIRANENANLYLDIMMHDISNANMISMGYAELLSDVGGETSENSRKAICGIEKSIDIINNVSIIRKCRDDLPELKSLSVDEVIGREMSHLPDADFDYTSCGFRVLADELLNEVFANLFGNSVKFGGSDVKIYVDCKDCGDYLRVSVADDGPGIFDEQKPVVFERFSKGKLNKSGKGLGLCIVKMVLERYGSDIFVTDRIEGDFSSGAKFVFDLKKL
- a CDS encoding DUF2124 domain-containing protein, which gives rise to MKEIEKLSGIPGMLRPFKQYLSSAGLADGSQIVFYGCPGTCTPFVELLSYAVRDLPLKPVFVPLLDEDNAKSLSNVQGVGIQADNDTKINNPFAVVLMGGLSMPNVPVSAEDAADTISKYDSKVIGICFMSMFEKTGWLEKLNFDLLIDAEIDPVKIFR
- a CDS encoding sensor histidine kinase translates to MNLEAFNGACNMEELFEVTRYFPEGVCVFDKEYRVVFWNKILEEWTGLELSEIKGRQLTDLYPHLREIIFCERVDDVLAGGPPVIFSSQLHESIIPAFLPGGEPRIQTSTVIGHETGEGIFGVMVIEDVTELKKEVLAYRRMKDRAILALNERIKAEEAVVSANEEANLYLDIMSHDIANINMLVMGYSILMEDTDGETVKDYAKKITIAAQRSSEIIKSVSTIRKVRHTASSFARLSLDDQINKAVLQYPQADIEYEMSGLYVYADELLTEVFVNIIGNSLKYSGSDSKIKIVACKSEGEVFVSVEDNGPGVSDAEKEEVLQRFKRGSGEWKPGSGLGLYIVKMLVERYAGELVLEDVTPGLEKPGLRIRFTLKDAS
- a CDS encoding chemotaxis protein CheC; this encodes MPHNFSNEDIDAVREILNIGIGRSAMMLNKITKSHITLSIPQIRIFHIDEIESVKDSFLQQKSAIVKLDFGGDFCGTTAVLFPPDSAAKLVMAITGEDAGTPELDSLRAETVKEIGNIILNGVMGSVGNILKTHIKYSVPNYGEDTIIGLVKSSSKSLDKYVLMATACFNVKDLNVEGNIVMLLEIGSMKVLLDKINRI
- a CDS encoding response regulator; the encoded protein is MHRPVSYKIIKGDFTFHILVTDDSIFQRKIVTSILKKKGYLVLEASNGKDALEILVSKKPDLMILDLLMPEMDGFEVLREAKKTGIEVPIVVLTSDIQESTREMCESLGAMGFVNKPVDEEILLENVSRILER